Part of the Sulfitobacter donghicola DSW-25 = KCTC 12864 = JCM 14565 genome, GGGCACGATGGGCCTGTCTTCGTCGATCGGCCTTGGGCTTGCCCTTGCCCAAGACAAGACTGTGATCTCGATTGATGGGGATGGGTCGGTTTTGACCAACCTTGGCACGCTGCCAACCATCGCAAACAACGTGGCGGATAACTATATCCTGCTGATCATCGACAACGGGTCTTATGGTTCGACGGGCGATCAGCCGACCTATGCGGGCAAAAAGACCTCGCTGGCGGCAGTGGCAACAGCCTGCGGCTGTGAGAATGTGATTGAGGTGCAAGACAAGGATCTTGGCCCCGTATTGCAATCAGCGATCGACAGCAAACAGATGACGGTGATCGTTTGCAAATGCGACAGCGGCAACATTAAGCTGCCTGTTATCACCATGGATCCTGTTGTGATCCGTGATCGGTTTATGAAAGCCGTTAGCGCCTGAAGCAGGGCCACCCTGCAAGGCGATGTCTAATCGAAAAGAGGGCTGCACCAAACGGTGCGGCCCTTATTTGTTGCGCCGTTGGCGTGATCGATTCTGACGTGGCAAAACCGAAATTCCCCCATAAGTGGAGAATGATTAGAAATTCGTTAACACTTCTCCCCTGTTGGGGGGAGTGATGTGATCCCGTGAATGCAGAACCATGCTGCAAGTCGAATATTTGTAGCGACTTTCATGCAATTGAGGGCTTTTGCGCCCTTAAAAACGGGAATTAGAAAATGTTTATACAACGGACACTAAAGATTTCATTTATTGGGGTCGCTTGCCTGTCACTTGCTGCCTGTTTCGGTAGCTCAAATGGCGGTACAGCCGCTGGAGGCGGTGGCGGTGGCGGCGGCGGTGGAGGTGGCGGCGGTTCCAGCTTCCAAGACAGCTTTGACGCCGCGTCGATGAAATTACCAACACAAACGGCACTCACAGGGTCGGGCGATTTTTCTGGCGAAGTTAGTGTAAGGACAGATGCCAACAACGCGAACTCTGATGAGATCGTCGTGGGTGATCTGGCCATGACGGTCAACTTTGACCCCAACGTAAACCGCCCCATTTCTGCTACGGCGTCAAACTTCTCGGGTGAGATCAACGGCGTTCAGACCGATGTGGGGGGATCATTGAGCACAGCAAACGCACCGTCTGGCGTGAATGCGGTGACAACCTCAACGGTGAACGTACCGGGGCAGGGCGCAACGACCTTTACAGGCCTTTCAGTTGAGATGCGCGGCGCATTGTCCGATCCAGGCTCCACGTTGACGGGGGATGCTTTGATGACGTTGCAGGGCAACATGGTTGGCGTTGACGGCGAAGGGGCCTTTGGTGCTTCGGCGGTTGTTATTGATCCTTCAACGGGGGCCAATCAGATCACGGGCGGCACATGGTATGTTGACCGCGATTGACCTTTTCTGAGGGCATAAGAAGATTACAAAAGGCGGGGGCTATGTTTGGTCTTTGCCTTTTGCTGATGCTTGGACAGGCGAATGCCCAGCCCCCAGAGGGGGAGGCGTGGCAAGTTGCGCTGCGTCTCAAATCGACTGGTGCACATGTTCAATCTCTGCCGCTGTTAGAGGGGCTTGTCGCGAAAGACCCCACAAACAAGAATTACCGCTATGAACTGGCTTTGGCCTTGTACCACCTCGGGCGGGACGCGCGATCAAAGTACCATTTCAATCGGCTGCTGGGCGCGGAGCTGAACACTGGGCAGCGGCAGTTGGTGAATTCCATGATCGTTAAGCTAAACGCGCGAAAGGTTTGGTCGGGCTACCTCAATTTCAACATCCTGCCGGAATCGAACGGCACCAAACAAACCGAGGGGCAGGTGGTAATCGTTGGCGGCTTTCCTTTGCAACTGGATGATGCCGCGATCGGCAAGCCCGCGGTCAGCGCATTGCTAAACGCGGGCGTCACCTATGCGCCGACCCTAAAGCCGGGGGTGAAGGCCAAGTTTTCATTGAACGCCCATTTGAAGTATTCCTCTCAGGAAGTTCTACGTGATTATCAGTTGATCGGGCGCGCTGGGCTGTCCTTTAATCGTGATCCGCTAAAGTATTGGGAAGGCGGCGTGAAACTGGGGACGCGGATGATCGCGGATGATCCGTATTCCGATACGTTGGGCCTGTATTTCCACCATGCACGTAGGGTCGGAGATGCAGGGACATTGCGGGTCGGTTCCGAGGTCTCACGCGCCTTTCGCCGATATGGGCGGGCTGATATCGACCGCATGTTCCTCAACATAGGCTACCAGCAGCAGATTGGCGGGAATGCATCGGCGTCAGTGAATGCGTTTGTCGATGTCTCAAGCACCGATCAGGCGGTTTCGGATGGTTTGCGCCAAGGATTGTCGCTCAGCGGCTCTTACTCTTTTGATGGCGGCCTAACGGCGAGTGTCACCCTGAGAGGCGAGATAGATCGGCGCAGCGGGATCAGCCCGATCTTTGGTGTCGCGCGAAAGGATCATAAGGTGGGTTTGGACCTTAGCCTGCATCACACGAACTTTACGATCGGTTCTTTGGCCCCCCAAATCCGCTTTGCCATTGAGAAAAATAACTCAAACATACCTGTCGCGAATTACCTGAACAGAAGTGTGTCCATTGGCGTTACGCGCAAGTTTTAAACAGGGAAACTTGCAATATTACGCGGCTCGGCTAGGCTTTGAGCGTATTTTGCCGAGTATCGCGTGTTTTGAGATTGGGTTCGTATGATCCAAAAACAGCAGGAGGCAGAAGCGGCATTATGAATTTTTCTTCCTTTCGAATTACACCTCTTTCTATTGTTGGAGTTTCGGTTTTTCTGGCTTTGGTGATGTCGATGGTTTCGGTCATTGTTGCGGTGAACCGTCCGTTCATGGATTTGCCCAAAGGGGTAACCGTGATCAAAGTTGAAGATTTTGAATTGATCCCGTCTGACCGGTTGATTGAACCTGATCATTTGGGAACCTATCCAAAATTAACGAAGTTTTTTGCACGGCAGACCGAAATCGCAGAGCGGTTGGAAAAGGCTCAGGTCGAGGTGACGTTTGAAACCCTTGAGGGCAAGCAACAAACCAATGTTTACGCCCCAAGGCCGCGTGCCGTTTCCGACCTTCCTTTCCCATTTTGGTTTCAGCAAGCGGTGGGCATCTTTGGGGTTTTGATGGCGGGCTGGGTGATGTCGCTAAAGGGGCGCGAGTGGGGCGCGCGTATGTTCGCCTTGACGGGGTTGTTTCTGGCTGTTTCCGCGATGGCGGCTGCTGTTTATTCAACCCGTCAAATCGCGCTTCCGGGGGATCAGTTCGGGATACTGTCGCGCATAAACCATTTCGGATCAGGGGCTTTTGGAATTGCTTTGGTCGGGTTGTTTATGATGTATCCGCGCCCGATCGTGCGCCCGATTTGGCTGCTGTTGCCTCTTGGCGTTTATGGCGTCGGGTTGGTTTTAGAGATGCTTTACGTTGGTGAAGAGCTATGGATCAATTTGATCATCAGCACCCAGCTGATCATCTCTATCATCTTTGGTGTGCTTCAGTGGCGGCGATCAAAAGGCAATCAACTGGATCGCGCGGGCCTGCGGTGGTTTTTCCTGTTTTGTCTGATCGGATGCACCTTATTCATTTGCCTGTCTGTCTTGCCGCCCGTTTTGGGGTTGGCGGAACAGGGGGTGATTTCACAATCCTATGCGTTTGGCTTTTTCAATCTAATGCAAATCGGTTTGGCCTTGGGGGTGGTGCGCTGGCGGGTCTTTGATCTGGATCGTTATGCCTATTTCATATGGTTGTGGCTGGCAGGGGTCTTTTTGATCTTTGCAACGGACTTCCTGCTCTTGCTGTGGCTTAGTAACCAGCCGCTAACGTCATTGGCGATTGCATTGGTTATCGCCAGCTTTCTGTATTTCCCTTTGCGCCAGTTCCTGTTGATCAAGATACTATCGCCCAAAACCCCACGCCCTTCAGAACATATCCCCGATGTATTCGAGGTGGCATTGGCCCCGACAAAACGTCTTCAGGGGGCGCGTTGGGATCGTTTGTTAAAGGACTTCTTTTCGACGGCCAGTACTGTGGTCGAATTAAAGGCCCCCCCTGCGGTTGTTCAAATAGCAGATAACGGGTTGTCTTTGCTGATCCCGATGGTTTCAGGTTTGGAGGGGCGTAAATTGCAATATGCCGATGGCGGTCGGCGTTTGTTCAATTCGGCAGATGTAACCGCGGCTGGCGTGTTGATACAAATGCTGGGGGTCGCCCATGACAGCCATGTCGCCTATGAACGGGGCGTAACGGTTGAAAGAGACAGGATCAGCCGTGATGTGCATGACAATATCGGGGCCCAGCTTCTCAGCGCGTTGCACACGCCGGAAAACACCAACAAGGATGCGCTCTTACGCGAAACCTTAGCGGATCTGCGCCTTATCATCAGCGATGGGTTTTCGGCAAAATTCAACCTTGCCGATGTTGCGGCTGATCTGCGGGTTGAAATGGCGGACCGGTTGGAAATCCATGACATCGGGTTGGATTGGCCAATGGCAACTGTACCAAAATGCGATGCGGCCCTGCCTTATCTGTTTGTGAACAACCTTCGGTCAATCTTGCGCGAAGTCACGAGCAACACGATCAAACATTCCGGCGCGACCCGAATGCAAGTTTCCCTCACCCAAAAGGGGGATAGCATAGAAATCCACATTCGCGACAATGGGGCAGCTTTCGATCCGCAAACTGTCAAACGTGGTGCGGGGCTTGATAACATCGCGGCACGTGTCAAAGCGATGAAAGGCAATTTGGCCTTTGAAAGTGATCAGGACGGCTCGGGAGTGAAATTTGAAGTGCCTATAAAGAGCGGTGCAGTTCAAGGCGCCTGAAAGAGGTTTGATGATCAAAGAGATTCTTATCGTAGAGGATATTTCACAGGCGCGAGCGTTTTTGGTCGATATCCTTGGGGACGTTTTCCCACGTGCCTCAGTGTCCGAGGCCGTGGACCTGCGATCAGCGATTCATCTGTGTGAAAGATCACAATTTGATCTGGCTTTGGTTGATTTGCAGCTGCCAGATGGTGACGGGTATTCAGTTTTGCGCAAATTGGCTCAGACACAGGATCGCGTCATTTCTATTGTCACGACAGCACTGGGAAGTGACGCTGCTATTGTGGCCGCTTTGTCCGCAGGGGCGGATGGGTATGTTTTGAAAAGCGATCCGCGCGATATGATCGCAAGTCACATCCGGTTAATTCCACAGGGGCAGTTGCCGCTCTCACCTGCAATTGCGCGGCGTGTACTGGGGCACTTTCGGGCTACTGGCCCTAGTGTGGATTCCGAACCTGAACTGACCCCGCGTGAGGGCGAAGTTTTATCGTTGGTGGGGCGGGGCATGCGTGTTTCGGATGTGGCAGCAGAGCTGGGTCTAGCCCCCAGCACAATTTCGAGTCACGTCAAGGCGATCTACCGCAAGCTCAACATCTCGAATCGCGCAGAAGCGGCCTATCAGGCGGCACGTATGGGGTTTCTCACCGATGAGTGATTCACGCAAAGCCTATCGGATTTAACGATTTCTGGTTTGAATAAGCGGGGAGGGCGCAAAAAGCCTGTGCAGGGAAAATCAGGACCCCAAAAACAAACAAGAGCTACAGCTTGCGCTGTAACTCTTTGTTTTTCTTTAACTAGCTGGAGCGGGCGAGGCGATTCGAACGCCCGACCCTAACCTTGGCAAGGTTATGCTCTACCCCTGAGCTACGCCCGCATCCGCTAGTGGGGGTGATTTAGCCCTCTGCGCTGGGAGCCGCAAGAGGTAATTTCACAAGTTTCGAAAAAAGTTTCATTTAGAAGATCGAATGGCCAATCAGAGTGAGTGCGCTAAGGGTCAACATCGCAAAAGTAAGTAGGATTCCTGCCTGTCGGAGGGCAATGATCTGTGGGGTGCGCGACATGCCGACCGCATGTAGAAAACGGCCCAACAGCAGGCTGGCGCCCATTGCATGAACTGCAACTGCAGGCGCGCCCTGAAGTTCGGCACAAAGCATCAGAATCAACCCAAGTGGGGCGTATTCGGCAAAGTTGGCATGGATTCGCATGCGCTTGATCAAACCTTGGTCGCCGCCATCCCCAACCGAGCTTTTTACAGCAAATCGTTCGCGGATGACCAAAACGCTAAGCACAATAAAGATGAGCGCCAGAAGACCAGCGTAGAGAGGTGTGATTGCTAATGGCATTGTCATTTACTCCAATTCTACCAGCAGGTCTTTTGCGTCTATCTGGCCACCTGCGGAAACATGCACTGCTTTTACAACAGCGTCGCGTTCGGCATGTAGGCCTGTTTCCATTTTCATGGCTTCAATCGTTAGCAACAGATCACCTTCTTTTACGGTCTGGCCGACAATCGCGCCCACAGAGGCAACAACACCCGGCATCGGCGCGCCGATGTGGTTGGGGTTGCCTGCTTCGGCTTTTGGACGTTGCTGGGTTGTTGCTTTGACCAGACGGTTTGGCACGCGAATAACGCGCGGTTGACCGTTGAGTTCAAAGAACGTTTTTACTTCGCCGTCTTCATTGGTCTCGCCAATGGCCTGCAACCTGATTTCCAGTGTTTTACCGGGGTCGATTTCGGCGGCGATCTCTTCACCGGGCTCCATGCCATAGAAGAACGTTGGCGTGGGCAGGGTGCGCACAGGGCCGTAGGTTTCGTGGCGGTCCATATAGTCGGTGTAGACTTTTGGATACATCAGATAGCCGCAGAGGTCCTCGTCATCGATCTCAGTGTCGAATTTGGCCGCAAGCTCGGCGCGCACAGCTTCAAGATCGACAGGCTCTAGGTGGGCACCTGGGCGATCTGTGTTGGGTTTCTCGCCCTTCAGGACTTTGTTGACGATACCTGTTGGGAAGCCACCGGGAGGCTGGCCAAGGTTGCCGCGCATCATGTCCACGACACTGTCAGGGAAAGAAACATCCGTTCCGGGGTCTTCGACCTGCGCCCGTGTCAGCCCTTGGGACACCATCATCAGCGCCATGTCACCCACAACCTTCGAGGATGGCGTGACCTTTACGATATCGCCGAACATTTTGTTCACATCGCTATAGGTGCGCGCAACCTCGGGCCAGCGGTCATCCAGACCAAGGCTGGAGGCTTGGGCCTTGAGGTTGGTGAACTGACCACCGGGCATTTCGTGCAGATACACCTCAGAGGAGGGGGCCTGCATGCCGGTTTCAAAGGCGGCGTATTGGTGACGCACTTCTTCCCAGTAATCGGAAATTTCGCGCACGGCGTTCATGTCCAGACCTGTGTCGCGGTCGGTGTGGCGCAGCGCCTCTACGACCGAGCCCAGCGTGGCCTGTGATGTATTGCCCGAAAACGCATCCATGGCGCAATCAACCGCATCCACACCCGCCTCAGAGGCGGCAAGGATGGTCGCCGTGGCGATGCCTGCGGTGTCATGGGTATGGAAATGGATCGGCAGGCCGACCTCGGATTTCAGCGCGCGGACCAGTTGGCGTGCTTGCGCGGGTTTGAGCAGGCCAGCCATGTCTTTCAGGCCAAGAACATGGGCACCAGCGTCGCGCAGCTGTTTGCCCATATCGACATAATACTTCAGATCATATTTCGAACGATCAGGGTCAAAGATGTCGCCAGTATAGCAGATGGTGCCTTCGCAGACCTTGCCGGCCTCTTGCACGGCATCCATCGCGACGCGCATGTTTTCGACCCAGTTCAGGCTGTCAAACACGCGGAACACGTCTACGCCGCTGCTGGCGGCGGTTTTTACAAAATGCTGCACCACGTTATCGGGGTAGTTGGTATAGCCCACACCGTTTGAGGCACGCAGCAGCATTTGCGTCATGATGTTTGGCATCTTTTCGCGAATGTCGCGCAGGCGCTGCCATGGGCATTCCTGCAAAAAGCGATAGGCCACATCAAATGTCGCACCGCCCCAGCACTCAACCGAAAACAGCTGCGGCAGGTTGGCGGCATAGGCAGGGGCCGCTTTGATCATGTCATGGCTGCGCATACGCGTGGCCAGCAAAGACTGGTGCCCATCGCGCATGGTGGTGTCGGTGATCAGCAACTGACGCTGCTGGCCCATCCAATCGGCCACGGCTTGCGGGCCTTTTTGTTCCAACAGGTTGCGCGTGCCCATCATGGGCTCGGCGCGGTTTTCTGGTGGTAAAGGCGCGCGCGAAGCAGCTGCGGGGAGGGGCTTGTCTTTGGTTTCAGGGTGACCATTCACGCTGATGTCGGCGATATAGGTTAGAACCTTGGTGCCGCGGTCACGGCGGGCCTTGAAGGTGAACAGATCCGGCGTCTCGTCAATGAACTTCGTGTGGTACGTATTGTCGAGGAACGTCGGGTGCTTCAGCAGGTTTTCCACAAAGGCAATGTTGGTAGAGACGCCGCGAATACGGAATTCGCGCAGGGCGCGGTCCATACGGGCGATGGCCATCTCTGGCGTTGGTGCTTTGGCGGTTACTTTGGTCAGCAGGCTGTCATAGTAGCGCGTGATCACGCCGCCCGCATAGGCGGTGCCGCCGTCCAGACGAATGCCCATGCCCGTGGCCGACCGATATGCGGTGAGGCGCCCGTAATCAGGGATAAAGTTGTTCTGCGGATCTTCTGTGGTGATCCGTGTCTGCAGCGCGTGCCCCGTCAGGGTGATGTCTTCTTGGCGGGCCTTGCCTGTGGCCTCGGCGATGGTTTTGCCTTCTGCGATCAGGATTTGCGAGCGTACAATATCAATGCCGGTGACCTCTTCGGTCACAGTGTGTTCCACCTGAACGCGGGGGTTCACCTCGATAAAGTAGAACTCCTCGGTTTCCATATCCATCAGGAATTCAACGGTACCTGCGCATTCATATTTCACATGTTCACAGATTTTTCGGCCCAGCTCACAGACCTGTGCCCGTTGTTCTTCGGTTAGATAGGGGGCTGGCGCGCGCTCAACCACTTTTTGGTTGCGGCGCTGAACCGAGCAGTCGCGCTCGTACAGGTGGTAGATATCGCCGTGGTTGTCACCAAGGATCTGCACCTCAACGTGGCGCGCCTTTAGGATCATCTTTTCCAGATAGCCCTCGCCATTGCCGAATGCGGCTTCGGCTTCGCGGCGGCCTTCGCGTACTTTTTCTTCCAGCTCGTCTTCGTTGTAGATGGGGCGCATGCCACGACCGCCTCCGCCCCATGATGCCTTGAGCATCAGCGGATAGCCGATTTCCTTGGCTTCGGCTTTGATCGCCTCCATGTCATCGCCCAAGACCTCTGTCGCTGGGATAACAGGCACATCGGCCGCAATGGCCACACGGCGCGCGCTGGCTTTGTCGCCAAGGGCGCGCATGGTTTCGGCCTTTGGGCCGATGAAGGTGATACCGTTTTGGGCGCAGGCATCTACAAAATCGGGGTTCTCTGACAAAAGACCGTATCCAGGGTGGATGGCGTCTGCACCGCTGGCTTTGGCAACGCGGATCATCTCGTCAATGCTCAGATACGCCGCAACGGGGCCGAGATCTTTACCGATGCGATAGGCCTCATCCGCCTTAAAGCGGTGCAAGCCAAGTTTGTCCTCTTCGGCAAAAACGGCAACGGTCGTTTTTCCCATCTCGTTTGCAGCGCGCATAATGCGGATGGCGATTTCACCACGGTTGGCGATCAGGATTTTGCGGAAGTCGGTCATGTATTCAGGCCTTAATTATAGGTCAATTGGACGATTTGTAGGCGCAACGGGTGCAAAGCTGCAATGCGTGACATTGGGTAGAAAGGGCGGATTTTGGCACAACTATATGCTGTTTTGGGGCCTTACTGGCCTGATCTGAGTGGAATTTCGTGGTAATTCGGGCACATAGCTGTTGTTACACTTGAAACAAATCTCGCGTTGGATAACCTGTTCTCAAGCAGAAAAATAAGAAAACAGGAGATTTAGGCCATGAGAAAGCTGGGAATTGCCGCTGGGATGGGGCTGGCGTTGGGGGTTTTGGCGGGTTGTGCGGTCGAACAGGACCCTTTCGCCGCGAAAGCCCTGCAAAAAGGTGAGCAGCTGGGGATTCAGAATATTATTGCGGCCAATCCTGGTAAAAAGGCCTGCTTTGAATATGAGGCTGCGTCCAATAGCTGTTCTTCGATCATAACGGCGCGGGTGGAGGGGAATAGGATGATCACCCAAGAGATCGCGGCGCTAAAAATCCCTGGTTCGAATAACACGCAGCGCGTTGAGCTGATTACCAATAGCACGATCCAAGACGGCAAATCCTGTGCGCGGGCCAATGATCTGTCGGTGGTGGGCCGTGATACCGCGTCAGCATTTGTTCTTGCGGGTTCGCGTCAGCTGATCAATGAATTTGGCGGCAGCTTTTGTGGTACATATTTTCGGTCTGGTAATGGGTATGTCGTCAGCACAGTTGGTGCAAACGGCGAACCGTTCCCTCCTGGTGATACGCGGTTCCAGTTCATTTCTGGGGATGCGAAACTGCGCGCGCAATAAGGGTCAGCTAGGGCTTAATTTAATGGTGGCGGGCAGCTCGGATAGGTTGCGCGCCCCGATTTGGCCCATGTTTGATTCCATATCTTTGGCCAGTACATCTATCAAATGGTCGACCCCCATTGGCCCTAGTGCGGCCAGCGCGTAATGGAAGGCACGGCCTAACATGACAAAATCGGCGCCCAATGCGAGGGCGCGCAAAATGTCCAAACCCCCTTCAATCCCGCTATCAAAGATCAGCGGCAGTGTGGTGGCTGCGCGTATATCGGGCAAGGCTTCGATTGTGGCTGGCGCGCCGTCAAATTGGCGTCCGGCGTGGTTCGAGACCCACAAGGCATCCACGCCAGCGGCTTCTAGTTTGGTTGCATCTTCGGGGCGCATAACGCCTTTTACGATAAAATCGCCTTGCCATGCGTCCCTTAGCCAATCGACATAGTCCCAGTCAGGAGAGGTGCGTAGCAGGTAGCCAACATGCGCGGTTGAGGACAGACCGTCGCGCGCGGCATCTGCGTATTTGTCCAGCCCCCGCATATGCGGCATGCCGCGTTGGGCCATGCCGATGGCCCATGCTGGCCGCATTGCAACTTGGGCCAATAGGCGCGGCGTCAGGCGGGGGGGATTGGTTAAACCCGATCGAACCTGTCGTTCGCGGCGGCTGGCCACTGGAACATCAACTGTAAGCACTAATGTAGAGAAACCTGCGGCTTTGGCGCGTTCCAACATGTCGTGCCGGATATCTGTGTCGCGCGGTGGATACATCTGAAACCACGCGTGCTGACCTAGGTGAGGGGCGATATCTTCGGGGCTTTGGCTTGCCACAGTCGAGAGAGAGTAGGGGATCGTGGCCTTTGCTGCTGCGCGGGCCAGATGGCCTTCGGCATCGGGCCACATCAGGCCAGACATACCAATCGGGGCCATGCCAAAGGGCAGGGGCATCTGTTTGCCAAGAAAGCTGGTGGATAAGTCGGCGGTGAATTCCCCATGTAAGGTAGAGGGCATCATCCCGACCCGATCAAGGGCGGCGCGGTTGCGTGCCTGAGTGGCCTCGGTGCCGGTGCCGCTATCTAGGTATTCCCAAACGAATTTCGGGATGCGTTGCTGTGCACGGCGACGCAGATCGGAAAGGGCGGGGTATTTTGCATGAAGATCCATAGGCGGATATGAGGCGCGCCAGAACGAAATGTCTAGAACTGCTTATTGCTCCAGAATAAAAATCCAGAACAATATGGGAACACGGGTTTTCTGTGGCGTCCGATTACGCTAATTATCAGGGATGAGCAGTTTTGATGAACATGACGCCTTTGAGGGTGCCTCGTTATCCGCGCGCGCAATGGCCGCGCGCCCGCAACCCTATCTGGACGGGTTAAACCCCGCCCAACGCGAAGCGGTTGAAAAGATGGACGGCCCTGTTTTGATGCTGGCCGGCGCGGGAACAGGTAAAACCCGCGCGCTGACGGCGCGTATTGTTCATTTGCTGAACACGGGGCGCGCGCGCCCAAACGAAATTCTGGCGGTGACTTTTACCAATAAAGCCGCCCGCGAGATGAAAAACCGCGTGGGGTCTATGCTGGGGCAGCCGATTGAGGGGATGCCGTGGCTGGGCACGTTCCACGCGATTTGCGTCAAGCTGCTGCG contains:
- the comE gene encoding sulfopyruvate decarboxylase subunit beta, yielding MIRSEILREIAPILRDQLVICNIGLPSQELHMIDDQPTNFYMLGTMGLSSSIGLGLALAQDKTVISIDGDGSVLTNLGTLPTIANNVADNYILLIIDNGSYGSTGDQPTYAGKKTSLAAVATACGCENVIEVQDKDLGPVLQSAIDSKQMTVIVCKCDSGNIKLPVITMDPVVIRDRFMKAVSA
- a CDS encoding surface lipoprotein assembly modifier, whose product is MFGLCLLLMLGQANAQPPEGEAWQVALRLKSTGAHVQSLPLLEGLVAKDPTNKNYRYELALALYHLGRDARSKYHFNRLLGAELNTGQRQLVNSMIVKLNARKVWSGYLNFNILPESNGTKQTEGQVVIVGGFPLQLDDAAIGKPAVSALLNAGVTYAPTLKPGVKAKFSLNAHLKYSSQEVLRDYQLIGRAGLSFNRDPLKYWEGGVKLGTRMIADDPYSDTLGLYFHHARRVGDAGTLRVGSEVSRAFRRYGRADIDRMFLNIGYQQQIGGNASASVNAFVDVSSTDQAVSDGLRQGLSLSGSYSFDGGLTASVTLRGEIDRRSGISPIFGVARKDHKVGLDLSLHHTNFTIGSLAPQIRFAIEKNNSNIPVANYLNRSVSIGVTRKF
- a CDS encoding sensor histidine kinase, giving the protein MNFSSFRITPLSIVGVSVFLALVMSMVSVIVAVNRPFMDLPKGVTVIKVEDFELIPSDRLIEPDHLGTYPKLTKFFARQTEIAERLEKAQVEVTFETLEGKQQTNVYAPRPRAVSDLPFPFWFQQAVGIFGVLMAGWVMSLKGREWGARMFALTGLFLAVSAMAAAVYSTRQIALPGDQFGILSRINHFGSGAFGIALVGLFMMYPRPIVRPIWLLLPLGVYGVGLVLEMLYVGEELWINLIISTQLIISIIFGVLQWRRSKGNQLDRAGLRWFFLFCLIGCTLFICLSVLPPVLGLAEQGVISQSYAFGFFNLMQIGLALGVVRWRVFDLDRYAYFIWLWLAGVFLIFATDFLLLLWLSNQPLTSLAIALVIASFLYFPLRQFLLIKILSPKTPRPSEHIPDVFEVALAPTKRLQGARWDRLLKDFFSTASTVVELKAPPAVVQIADNGLSLLIPMVSGLEGRKLQYADGGRRLFNSADVTAAGVLIQMLGVAHDSHVAYERGVTVERDRISRDVHDNIGAQLLSALHTPENTNKDALLRETLADLRLIISDGFSAKFNLADVAADLRVEMADRLEIHDIGLDWPMATVPKCDAALPYLFVNNLRSILREVTSNTIKHSGATRMQVSLTQKGDSIEIHIRDNGAAFDPQTVKRGAGLDNIAARVKAMKGNLAFESDQDGSGVKFEVPIKSGAVQGA
- a CDS encoding response regulator; translation: MIKEILIVEDISQARAFLVDILGDVFPRASVSEAVDLRSAIHLCERSQFDLALVDLQLPDGDGYSVLRKLAQTQDRVISIVTTALGSDAAIVAALSAGADGYVLKSDPRDMIASHIRLIPQGQLPLSPAIARRVLGHFRATGPSVDSEPELTPREGEVLSLVGRGMRVSDVAAELGLAPSTISSHVKAIYRKLNISNRAEAAYQAARMGFLTDE
- a CDS encoding MAPEG family protein — protein: MTMPLAITPLYAGLLALIFIVLSVLVIRERFAVKSSVGDGGDQGLIKRMRIHANFAEYAPLGLILMLCAELQGAPAVAVHAMGASLLLGRFLHAVGMSRTPQIIALRQAGILLTFAMLTLSALTLIGHSIF
- a CDS encoding pyruvate carboxylase; translation: MTDFRKILIANRGEIAIRIMRAANEMGKTTVAVFAEEDKLGLHRFKADEAYRIGKDLGPVAAYLSIDEMIRVAKASGADAIHPGYGLLSENPDFVDACAQNGITFIGPKAETMRALGDKASARRVAIAADVPVIPATEVLGDDMEAIKAEAKEIGYPLMLKASWGGGGRGMRPIYNEDELEEKVREGRREAEAAFGNGEGYLEKMILKARHVEVQILGDNHGDIYHLYERDCSVQRRNQKVVERAPAPYLTEEQRAQVCELGRKICEHVKYECAGTVEFLMDMETEEFYFIEVNPRVQVEHTVTEEVTGIDIVRSQILIAEGKTIAEATGKARQEDITLTGHALQTRITTEDPQNNFIPDYGRLTAYRSATGMGIRLDGGTAYAGGVITRYYDSLLTKVTAKAPTPEMAIARMDRALREFRIRGVSTNIAFVENLLKHPTFLDNTYHTKFIDETPDLFTFKARRDRGTKVLTYIADISVNGHPETKDKPLPAAASRAPLPPENRAEPMMGTRNLLEQKGPQAVADWMGQQRQLLITDTTMRDGHQSLLATRMRSHDMIKAAPAYAANLPQLFSVECWGGATFDVAYRFLQECPWQRLRDIREKMPNIMTQMLLRASNGVGYTNYPDNVVQHFVKTAASSGVDVFRVFDSLNWVENMRVAMDAVQEAGKVCEGTICYTGDIFDPDRSKYDLKYYVDMGKQLRDAGAHVLGLKDMAGLLKPAQARQLVRALKSEVGLPIHFHTHDTAGIATATILAASEAGVDAVDCAMDAFSGNTSQATLGSVVEALRHTDRDTGLDMNAVREISDYWEEVRHQYAAFETGMQAPSSEVYLHEMPGGQFTNLKAQASSLGLDDRWPEVARTYSDVNKMFGDIVKVTPSSKVVGDMALMMVSQGLTRAQVEDPGTDVSFPDSVVDMMRGNLGQPPGGFPTGIVNKVLKGEKPNTDRPGAHLEPVDLEAVRAELAAKFDTEIDDEDLCGYLMYPKVYTDYMDRHETYGPVRTLPTPTFFYGMEPGEEIAAEIDPGKTLEIRLQAIGETNEDGEVKTFFELNGQPRVIRVPNRLVKATTQQRPKAEAGNPNHIGAPMPGVVASVGAIVGQTVKEGDLLLTIEAMKMETGLHAERDAVVKAVHVSAGGQIDAKDLLVELE
- a CDS encoding alpha-hydroxy acid oxidase, which translates into the protein MDLHAKYPALSDLRRRAQQRIPKFVWEYLDSGTGTEATQARNRAALDRVGMMPSTLHGEFTADLSTSFLGKQMPLPFGMAPIGMSGLMWPDAEGHLARAAAKATIPYSLSTVASQSPEDIAPHLGQHAWFQMYPPRDTDIRHDMLERAKAAGFSTLVLTVDVPVASRRERQVRSGLTNPPRLTPRLLAQVAMRPAWAIGMAQRGMPHMRGLDKYADAARDGLSSTAHVGYLLRTSPDWDYVDWLRDAWQGDFIVKGVMRPEDATKLEAAGVDALWVSNHAGRQFDGAPATIEALPDIRAATTLPLIFDSGIEGGLDILRALALGADFVMLGRAFHYALAALGPMGVDHLIDVLAKDMESNMGQIGARNLSELPATIKLSPS